In Polaribacter sp. L3A8, a genomic segment contains:
- a CDS encoding IS982 family transposase: MISDSKIIEIFCSLDDFMKEFNLILNKNSISDGSTTKKRNRKFKMSDSEVMTILVIFHLKSYRNLKHFYLNHICKYRQDLFPDCVSYNRFVELQKKVTQPLAVFMKMYCLGDCTGISFIDSTPLKVCHYKREKQHQVFKDIAKKSYGTMGWYFGFKLHIVCNDKGEIIDFMFTPANVDDRFPLKQKKFHDKLFGKIFGDKGYIGKDLFERLFVDGIHLITKVRKNMKKKAMDYMDKVILRKRAIIETVNDVLKNTCQIEHSRHRSFDNFITNMISGLIAYSFLPKKPSIKIPNMLPNIAID, translated from the coding sequence ATGATTTCTGATAGTAAAATTATAGAAATTTTCTGTTCTTTAGATGATTTTATGAAAGAATTTAACTTAATTCTTAATAAAAACAGCATTTCTGATGGTTCAACAACTAAAAAACGTAATAGAAAGTTCAAAATGTCTGATAGTGAAGTGATGACCATACTTGTTATATTTCACCTAAAGTCTTACCGAAACCTTAAACACTTTTACTTAAACCATATTTGTAAATACAGACAAGATCTGTTTCCAGATTGTGTTTCTTATAATAGATTTGTAGAACTTCAAAAAAAGGTTACACAACCTTTAGCCGTTTTTATGAAAATGTATTGTTTAGGCGATTGCACAGGTATCTCTTTTATTGATTCTACTCCTTTAAAAGTATGTCACTATAAAAGAGAAAAACAACATCAAGTATTTAAAGATATTGCCAAAAAAAGCTATGGAACTATGGGGTGGTATTTTGGATTTAAACTACATATTGTCTGCAATGACAAAGGAGAAATTATTGATTTTATGTTCACTCCAGCCAATGTAGACGACAGATTCCCTCTCAAACAAAAGAAGTTTCACGACAAATTATTTGGAAAAATTTTTGGAGACAAAGGATATATTGGGAAAGATTTATTTGAAAGACTTTTTGTAGACGGAATTCATTTAATAACTAAAGTTCGAAAAAACATGAAAAAGAAAGCAATGGACTATATGGATAAAGTTATCCTAAGAAAAAGAGCAATCATCGAAACAGTAAATGATGTACTAAAAAACACTTGCCAAATTGAACATTCTAGACATAGATCTTTTGATAATTTCATAACAAATATGATCTCTGGATTAATTGCATATTCTTTTTTACCTAAAAAACCTTCTATAAAAATCCCGAATATGTTACCGAATATTGCGATTGATTAG
- a CDS encoding MFS transporter — MLKIGDKKLINAWAFYDWANSVYSLVISTAVFPIYYAGLTTSEGFANAEGKIAFLGTLWTPTTLYNYALAFSFLVVAFISPMLSGIADFAGNKKKFLKGFCLLGSLSVMCLFFFTGKDTLWVGIVFTILASIGFWGSIVFYNAYLPEVALPEQQDNVSAKGFMLGYSGSILLLLLCLVLIETKVFGFYDKQFGSQLSFVLVGLWWLGFAQITYAKLPDSEKTTLPKGNYFIKGIQEIKKVAKELFAYRELKLFLISFFLLSIGVQTIILMAGIFGTILGLETLNLILTILLVQFVGIFGAFLFSRLSNKIGNIKTLKITIAIWGLVCFIGFNLTKDTPNIEIYFYILGSLIGLVMGAIQSLARSTYSKLLPKTEDHASYFSFFDVTEKIALVIGMVTFGILNSIISIQSSVLALAVFFLAAFIVISLIKKTEHVR; from the coding sequence ATGTTAAAAATTGGAGATAAAAAATTAATTAATGCTTGGGCCTTTTATGATTGGGCCAACTCAGTATATTCTTTGGTGATAAGTACTGCTGTTTTTCCTATTTATTATGCTGGCTTAACTACCTCGGAAGGTTTTGCTAATGCAGAGGGTAAAATTGCCTTTTTAGGTACTTTATGGACGCCAACAACCTTATATAATTATGCGTTGGCTTTTTCTTTTTTAGTAGTGGCTTTTATTTCGCCCATGCTTTCTGGTATTGCGGATTTTGCAGGGAATAAAAAGAAATTTTTAAAAGGTTTTTGCCTTTTAGGATCATTATCTGTAATGTGTTTGTTCTTTTTTACAGGAAAAGATACATTGTGGGTTGGTATTGTTTTTACCATTTTAGCAAGTATTGGTTTTTGGGGAAGTATTGTTTTTTATAATGCCTATTTACCAGAAGTTGCGCTTCCAGAACAACAAGATAACGTAAGTGCCAAAGGTTTTATGTTAGGCTATTCCGGATCAATTTTACTATTGCTTTTGTGTTTGGTTTTAATTGAAACTAAGGTTTTTGGATTTTATGACAAGCAATTTGGTTCTCAGTTATCATTTGTATTAGTAGGTTTGTGGTGGTTGGGTTTTGCTCAAATTACCTATGCTAAATTACCAGATTCAGAAAAAACTACGTTACCAAAAGGGAATTACTTTATAAAAGGAATACAAGAAATAAAAAAAGTTGCAAAAGAATTGTTTGCTTATAGAGAGTTGAAATTATTTTTAATTTCCTTTTTTTTATTAAGTATCGGTGTGCAAACCATCATCTTAATGGCAGGTATTTTTGGTACTATATTAGGCTTAGAAACCTTAAACCTTATTTTAACAATTTTATTAGTACAGTTTGTGGGTATTTTTGGGGCATTTCTATTTTCTAGATTATCAAATAAAATAGGAAATATTAAAACCTTAAAAATAACGATTGCTATTTGGGGATTGGTTTGTTTTATTGGTTTTAATTTAACAAAAGATACGCCAAATATAGAAATATACTTTTACATTTTAGGTTCTTTAATTGGTTTGGTAATGGGCGCAATTCAGTCTTTAGCAAGGTCTACGTACTCTAAATTATTGCCTAAAACAGAAGATCATGCTTCTTATTTTAGCTTTTTTGATGTTACAGAAAAAATAGCTTTGGTTATAGGGATGGTTACTTTTGGTATTTTAAACTCTATAATTTCTATACAAAGTAGTGTATTGGCATTGGCTGTTTTCTTTTTGGCAGCTTTTATTGTTATAAGTCTCATAAAGAAAACGGAACATGTACGTTAA
- the msrB gene encoding peptide-methionine (R)-S-oxide reductase MsrB produces MKNILSLIAVLFLINCSSKAQTSSKEKKTYSIEKTNAEWKKLLTPNQYYVLREAGTERAFSSALNKNKAKGTYVCAACKTPLYKSQYKYDSRSGWPSFDRAIKKNVELDVDYKIGYARTELKCNTCGSHLGHSFGDGPKNTTGKRHCINGVALEFIAD; encoded by the coding sequence ATGAAAAATATACTTTCCCTAATAGCTGTTCTTTTTTTGATAAATTGTTCTAGCAAAGCACAAACCTCATCCAAAGAAAAAAAAACATATAGTATTGAAAAAACAAATGCTGAATGGAAAAAACTATTAACACCTAATCAATATTATGTTTTACGTGAAGCAGGTACAGAACGTGCTTTTTCGAGTGCTTTAAACAAGAACAAAGCAAAAGGAACTTATGTTTGTGCTGCTTGTAAAACTCCGCTTTATAAATCTCAATACAAATATGATTCTCGATCTGGTTGGCCTTCTTTTGATAGAGCTATCAAAAAAAATGTAGAACTAGATGTAGATTATAAAATTGGTTATGCAAGAACAGAATTAAAATGTAATACTTGTGGTAGTCATTTAGGACATTCTTTTGGAGATGGACCGAAAAACACCACAGGAAAGCGTCATTGTATTAATGGTGTTGCGTTAGAGTTTATTGCTGATTAA
- a CDS encoding T9SS type A sorting domain-containing protein, with the protein MIKKLLFLLILLLVTELYSQKTNPTILKSTITSVGSTSVYPVFNSKKNYEIQQSIGQSSIIGKKNTGTTTVQQGFLNHVKIFTINNSDIEIIDESLNLVISPNPFIDHIKINFTRETKHNIHIFIYDTNGKVLFSKKYNPTDSIHIPMKYYTIGTYLIRIQSGKDKFTRKIIKTE; encoded by the coding sequence TTGATTAAAAAACTACTTTTTTTATTAATATTATTGTTGGTAACAGAATTATATTCTCAAAAAACAAATCCAACTATTTTAAAATCTACAATAACTTCTGTAGGTAGTACTTCTGTATATCCTGTTTTTAACAGTAAAAAAAATTACGAAATCCAACAAAGTATAGGGCAATCTAGTATAATTGGTAAAAAAAACACAGGTACAACAACTGTACAACAAGGGTTTTTAAATCATGTTAAAATATTTACAATCAACAACTCTGATATAGAAATTATTGATGAATCACTAAATTTAGTAATTTCACCAAACCCTTTTATAGATCATATAAAAATAAATTTTACTAGAGAAACCAAACATAATATTCATATATTTATTTATGATACAAATGGCAAAGTTTTATTTTCTAAAAAATATAACCCAACAGACAGTATACATATTCCAATGAAATACTATACTATTGGTACTTATTTGATACGTATACAAAGTGGTAAAGACAAGTTTACACGAAAAATTATAAAAACAGAATAA
- a CDS encoding M48 family metallopeptidase, with protein MKKIVVLVLTVFLFVECSTVPITGRSRVNFVSDAQVLPSSFAQYSSFLEENKLSTNSAMSNQIKNVGKNISAAVDRFMRANNMVAEADSYRWEFNLVDDETVNAWCMPGGKVVFYTGIMPICANENGVAAVMGHEVAHAFAKHGQERMSQGQLQQLGGVAVALGTSGKSSESQQLWNTAFGIGSGLGMLKFSRVHEQEADRLGLVFMIMAGYDGREAAEVWVRMSQNSGGSSQPEMLSTHPSNESRIQDLKNYLPTAKKYAAQYNAK; from the coding sequence ATGAAAAAAATAGTTGTTTTAGTTTTAACCGTTTTCCTTTTTGTTGAATGCAGCACTGTACCAATTACAGGTAGAAGTCGTGTTAATTTTGTAAGTGATGCACAAGTATTACCATCAAGTTTTGCACAATATAGTAGTTTTTTAGAAGAAAATAAGTTGTCTACAAATAGTGCAATGTCTAACCAAATTAAAAATGTTGGTAAAAATATTTCTGCTGCTGTAGATCGTTTTATGAGAGCAAATAATATGGTTGCTGAAGCAGATTCTTACAGATGGGAATTTAACTTGGTAGATGATGAAACTGTAAATGCTTGGTGTATGCCAGGAGGAAAAGTTGTTTTTTATACAGGGATAATGCCAATTTGTGCAAATGAAAATGGTGTTGCTGCAGTAATGGGGCATGAGGTTGCACATGCTTTTGCAAAACACGGACAAGAAAGAATGTCTCAAGGACAATTACAACAATTAGGTGGTGTTGCTGTGGCATTAGGTACTTCTGGAAAAAGTAGCGAATCGCAACAATTATGGAATACAGCCTTTGGTATTGGTTCTGGTTTAGGAATGCTAAAGTTTAGTAGAGTGCATGAGCAGGAAGCAGATAGGTTAGGTTTGGTTTTTATGATTATGGCCGGTTATGATGGTAGAGAAGCTGCTGAGGTTTGGGTAAGAATGAGTCAGAATTCAGGAGGAAGTTCTCAGCCAGAAATGTTAAGTACACACCCTTCTAATGAGTCTAGAATACAAGATTTAAAAAACTATTTACCAACTGCAAAAAAATATGCAGCACAATACAATGCTAAATAA